A DNA window from Salvelinus fontinalis isolate EN_2023a chromosome 28, ASM2944872v1, whole genome shotgun sequence contains the following coding sequences:
- the LOC129826291 gene encoding protein dispatched homolog 3-like isoform X2 codes for MDLEDEPLLFQSSWDAEEEEEQDEEDGESDTQINGGSSTTGGSIVWGAVGWVYTQPWVSGVVLGIGVFLPCALSAYMFLYCPPLDIDLSYSAFEVHSHFSAERFDALTIAIKTQLGSWDRRRRDVDHYDFTALQELLLDRLGRQGDEASNWTSHGGLNSKSLKNHTFKRVVMQQRGVALSQQKTEMHREARAGKAKIREEDKNTTNLGKPESHEFKGEEGFRDSERSHTRMRRFAPNYSYLQSQALWRMELVFVAQGGGDNNIFTPERLRTIHHIEHLLMQHPQFQQFCWKPLEVLRDLPLGPSYCSPPSSLLSYLFPSERGGRIYYDGMGPDLADIHGALSLAITHPQFYWYVDESLAPDRLSSSLLRSEIQFGAPLPSYYSLQDRPEEQRQRFRNFVVQYADILAQQSTSQVKVLYGGTELFDNEVRQTFHRDMLLALISGGCITLLVYVLTSFSVFLTFFGLTSIGLSCQVALFLYHVVFGVRYLGILNGVAAFVIIGIGVDDVFVFISTFRQASHLVHPVQRMMYTVKTAGRATFLTSFTTAAAYAANTFSQIPAVHDFGLFMALIVSCCWLWVSILMPAALCIWTQCVDPQENTCLKWWKALTGLSVSHSPLSDEDEDVALLSVEMEPGSCVTDVDAAILSLSVETSLSPPGRGNAGVVSAKLQWALRHWVAEPAVEKRKVILGLYILVLLLSAGCCCLLRPATHAPLLFRPDTNLQTLLGLRNNLSAQGISCHMCSGLFMEKPHLLHSPTHTTPSMPGFHPQQHTQSPSNSTLQSPITPSISSITTGPLLTVYVSKLDVGASITLYRFSLNSSVPSPWKSLSAGHGEVPSFQAYSGPHSNFSTHMTVCVSRVYHPHPRWMITSQSCDPRHGWRSEFSFYVASAEQQHSRRLYFAQHKLSPHPSRVCVEPPGCVISSGPDGPTQGSFYTPLPTDSTSTKRSKTSGFNPCSGGGCGKPAVRPLVDTGAMVFVVFGILGVNRTQRTDNHVIGDMGSVILDPNFDIFQEIGHLCQICKAISANKQLVKPGGAQCLPSGNKLSSILPLLNPDCHSLPEPNLLPGQLSHGVVGTHGGRVSWLSMAFESTTYKGKSSFQTHSDFLQWETFLQEQLSTLPESSALRRGFQTCEHWKQIFMEIIGVESALCSLLLSLAICVAAVSVFTAHPLLLLPILLTILGVICLVVAIMYWLGWELGAVEAISLSILVGSSVDYCLHLVEGYLLAGETIPATPGHTMSLSAKRQRRSLDAVNHVGVAIVSSAVTTVISTVPLFFCVIVPFAKFGQIVAINTAVSILFTLTVTAAMLATMGPANFHRPPGAVLKASLAVLGTAAFGAALCWAGGQLGPVTWHTAVTM; via the exons ATGGACTTAGAAGACGAGCCGTTGTTATTCCAGAGCAGCTGGGAtgctgaggaggaagaggagcaggatGAGGAAGATGGGGAGTCAGATACACAGATTAATGGGGGGAGCAGCACCACTGGAGGCAGCATAGTGTGGGGGGCGGTGGGCTGGGTCTACACACAGCCCTGGGTGAGTGGGGTGGTCCTGGGAATTGGAGTCTTTCTTCCCTGTGCCCTCTCTGCCTACATGTTCCTATACTGCCCCCCATTGGACATAGACCTTTCCTACAGTGCCTTTGAGGTTCACAGCCACTTCTCCGCTGAGCGGTTTGATGCACTCACCATTGCCATAAAGACTCAGTTGGGGTCCTGGGACAGACGCAGGCGTGACGTGGACCACTATGACTTCACTGCTCTACAGGAGCTGCTGTTGGACAGACTGGGTAGGCAGGGAGATGAAGCATCCAACTGGACATCACATGGAGGGCTGAATTCGAAATCTCTGAAAAACCACACGTTCAAAAGAGTAGTTATGCAACAGAGAGGAGTTGCCCTGAGTCAGCAAAAGACTGAGATGCATAGAGAGGCAAGGGCTGGTAAAGCAAAGATAAGAGAGGAGGATAAAAATACAACTAACTTAGGAAAACCTGAGAGTCATGAGTTCAAAGGGGAAGAGGGgttcagagacagtgagagatcTCACACTAGGATGCGCAGGTTTGCTCCCAACTACTCATACCTGCAGAGCCAAGCCTTGTGGAGGATGGAGCTGGTGTTTGTAGCTCAGGGTGGGGGGGACAACAACATCTTCACCCCAGAGCGTCTCCGCACCATCCACCACATAGAGCACCTGCTCATGCAGCACCCCCAGTTCCAGCAGTTCTGTTGGAAGCCTCTGGAGGTCCTGAGAGACCTGCCCCTGGGCCCCTCCTACTGCTCCCCTCCAAGCTCCCTCCTCTCCTACCTCTTCCCCAGTGAACGGGGAGGCAGGATCTACTATGATGGCATGGGACCTGACCTGGCTGACATCCATG GTGCTCTGAGTCTAGCGATTACCCACCCACAGTTCTACTGGTATGTGGATGAGAGTCTGGCCCCTGAccggctctcctcctctctcctgcgcAGTGAGATCCAATTCGGAGCTCCGCTGCCCTCATACTACTCCCTCCAAGACCGGCCTGAGGAGCAGAGGCAGCGCTTCAGGAACTTTGTAGTTCAGTACGCTGACATCCTGGCTCAGCAGTCCACCAG CCAGGTGAAGGTGTTGTATGGGGGCACAGAGCTGTTTGATAATGAGGTGAGACAGACCTTCCACAGAGACATGTTGCTGGCGCTGATCAGTGGGGGCTGCATCACTCTACTGGTCTATGTCCTCACCTCCTTCTCAG TGTTCCTGACGTTCTTTGGGCTCACTAGCATTGGTCTGAGCTGCCAGGTGGCTCTCTTCCTCTACCATGTGGTCTTTGGGGTGAGATACCTTGGCATCCTCAATGGAGTTGCAGCCTTTGTGATCATTGGCATTG GTGTGGATGATGTGTTTGTGTTCATCAGTACATTCAGACAGGCTTCCCACTTGGTCCACCCGGTGCAGAGGATGATGTACACGGTGAAAACTGCTGGCCGAGCGACCTTTCTCACCTCCTTCACCACCGCAGCTGCCTACGCTGCTAACACCTTCTCACAG ATTCCGGCAGTGCATGACTTTGGCCTGTTCATGGCCCTCATCGTCAGCTGCTGCTGGCTCTGGGTGTCCATCCTCATGCCCGCTGCCCTGTGTatctggacccagtgtgttgaCCCCCAGGAAAACACCTGTTTAAAATG GTGGAAAGCTCTTACAGGACTGTCAGTGAGTCACAGTCCTTTGTCAGATGAGGATGAAGATGTGGCCCTCCTGTCGGTGGAGATGGAGCCAG GCTCCTGTGTCACTGATGTAGATGCAGCCATTTTGTCCCTGTCAGTGGAGACCTCGCTCTCACCCCCAGGGCGGGGGAATGCAGGTGTGGTCAGCGCTAAACTTCAGTGGGCTCTGAGGCACTGGGTGGCAGAGCCAGCCGTGGAGAAACGCAAAGTCATTCTAG GCCTCTACATCCTGGTCCTGCTGCTGTCTGCTGGGTGCTGCTGCCTCCTGCGGCCGGCTACTCATGCCCCGTTACTATTTCGCCCAGACACCAACCTCCAGACTCTACTGGGACTGAGGAACAACCTCAGTGCCCAGGGCATCTCTTGCCACATGTGCTCTG GTCTGTTCATGGAGAAACCTCATCTTCTGCACAGCCCTACCCATACTACCCCCTCCATGCCTGGGTTTCACCCTCAGCAACATACACAGAGCCCTTCAAACTCAACTCTACAGAGCCCAATCACACCAAGCATATCCTCCATCACAACAG GGCCTCTGCTGACAGTGTATGTCTCTAAGCTGGATGTGGGTGCTTCTATCACTCTGTACCGCTTCTCTCTGAATAGCAGTGTGCCATCGCCCTGGAAAAGCCTCAGTGCCGGGCATGGAGAAGTTCCATCCTTTCAG GCATACAGTGGACCTCACAGCAACTTCAGCACCcacatgactgtgtgtgtgtcccgtgtGTACCACCCCCACCCTCGCTGGATGATCACTTCCCAGTCATGTGATCCACGCCACGGCTGGAGGTCAGAGTTCAGCTTCTATGTGGCATCGGCTGAGCAGCAGCACAGCAG GAGATTGTACTTTGCCCAGCACAAGCTGAGTCCTCATCCCAGCCGAGTGTGTGTAGAACCACCTGGCTGTGTGATCAGCTCCGGGCCTGACGGACCCACACAGGGCTCTTTCTACACTCCACTCCCCACAG ATTCCACCTCAACCAAAAGGTCCAAGActtctggttttaacccctgtaGTGGAGGTGGCTGTGGCAAGCCAGCAGTCCGTCCTCTGGTTGACACTGGTGCGATGGTGTTTGTGGTTTTTGGAATACTTGGAGTCAACCGCACCCAACGCACAGACAACCACGTCATTGGAGACATG GGCAGTGTGATATTGGATCCAAACTTTGATATCTTCCAAGAGATTGGACACCTCTGCCAAATCTGTAAAGCTATCAGTGCTAATAAACAGCTTGTGAAGCCGGGAGGAGCCCAGTGTCTACCGTCAG gCAACAAGCTTTCTTCTATCCTGCCCTTACTCAACCCAGACTGCCACTCCCTCCCTGAGCCCAACCTGCTGCCAGGCCAGCTGTCCCATGGGGTCGTGGGGACGCACGGTGGCAGAGTAAGCTGGCTCTCCATGGCCTTTGAGTCT ACCACCTACAAGGGGAAATCCTCTTTCCAGACACACTCAGACTTCCTCCAATGGGAGACCTTCCTACAAGAGCAGCTCTCGACTCTCCCAGAGTCCTCTGCTCTACGGAGAGGTTTCCAGACCTGTGAGCACTGGAAGCAGATCTTTATGGAAATCATAG GTGTCGAGAGCGCCCTCTGCAGTCTGCTCCTGTCCCTGGCCATCTGTGTGGCAGCTGTGTCTGTTTTCACTGCCCATCCGCTTCTGCTGCTGCCAATACTGCTCACCATCCTGG GGGTCATCTGTCTGGTGGTGGCCATCATGTACTGGCTGGGCTGGGAGTTGGGGGCCGTGGAGGccatctctctgtccatcctAGTGGGCTCCTCAGTAGACTACTGCCTGCACCTGGTGGAGGGCTACCTGCTAGCTGGGGAGACCATACCAGCCACACCAGGACACACTATG AGCCTGTCAGCTAAAAGGCAAAGAAGGTCCCTAGATGCAGTAAACCACGTGGGAGTTGCCATTGTGTCCAGTGCTGTCACCACCGTGATCTCCACAGTCCCTCTCTTTTTCTGTGTCATCGTGCCTTTTGCTAAATTTGGCCAGATTGTGGCCATTAACACAGCAGTGTCCATCTTGTTTACCCTGACTGTGACTGCAGCTATGTTGGCCACCATGGGCCCTGCCAACTTCCACAGGCCTCCTGGTGCTGTGCTGAAGGCCAGCCTGGCAGTACTGGGCACCGCAGCCTTTGGCGCTGCCCTGTGCTGGGCAGGAGGGCAACTAGGACCAGTCACCTGGCACACAGCAGTCACCATGTGA
- the LOC129826291 gene encoding protein dispatched homolog 3-like isoform X1: MDLEDEPLLFQSSWDAEEEEEQDEEDGESDTQINGGSSTTGGSIVWGAVGWVYTQPWVSGVVLGIGVFLPCALSAYMFLYCPPLDIDLSYSAFEVHSHFSAERFDALTIAIKTQLGSWDRRRRDVDHYDFTALQELLLDRLGRQGDEASNWTSHGGLNSKSLKNHTFKRVVMQQRGVALSQQKTEMHREARAGKAKIREEDKNTTNLGKPESHEFKGEEGFRDSERSHTRMRRFAPNYSYLQSQALWRMELVFVAQGGGDNNIFTPERLRTIHHIEHLLMQHPQFQQFCWKPLEVLRDLPLGPSYCSPPSSLLSYLFPSERGGRIYYDGMGPDLADIHGALSLAITHPQFYWYVDESLAPDRLSSSLLRSEIQFGAPLPSYYSLQDRPEEQRQRFRNFVVQYADILAQQSTSQVKVLYGGTELFDNEVRQTFHRDMLLALISGGCITLLVYVLTSFSVFLTFFGLTSIGLSCQVALFLYHVVFGVRYLGILNGVAAFVIIGIGVDDVFVFISTFRQASHLVHPVQRMMYTVKTAGRATFLTSFTTAAAYAANTFSQIPAVHDFGLFMALIVSCCWLWVSILMPAALCIWTQCVDPQENTCLKWWKALTGLSVSHSPLSDEDEDVALLSVEMEPGSCVTDVDAAILSLSVETSLSPPGRGNAGVVSAKLQWALRHWVAEPAVEKRKVILGLYILVLLLSAGCCCLLRPATHAPLLFRPDTNLQTLLGLRNNLSAQGISCHMCSGETSPSISVMEPRWVQSLFMEKPHLLHSPTHTTPSMPGFHPQQHTQSPSNSTLQSPITPSISSITTGPLLTVYVSKLDVGASITLYRFSLNSSVPSPWKSLSAGHGEVPSFQAYSGPHSNFSTHMTVCVSRVYHPHPRWMITSQSCDPRHGWRSEFSFYVASAEQQHSRRLYFAQHKLSPHPSRVCVEPPGCVISSGPDGPTQGSFYTPLPTDSTSTKRSKTSGFNPCSGGGCGKPAVRPLVDTGAMVFVVFGILGVNRTQRTDNHVIGDMGSVILDPNFDIFQEIGHLCQICKAISANKQLVKPGGAQCLPSGNKLSSILPLLNPDCHSLPEPNLLPGQLSHGVVGTHGGRVSWLSMAFESTTYKGKSSFQTHSDFLQWETFLQEQLSTLPESSALRRGFQTCEHWKQIFMEIIGVESALCSLLLSLAICVAAVSVFTAHPLLLLPILLTILGVICLVVAIMYWLGWELGAVEAISLSILVGSSVDYCLHLVEGYLLAGETIPATPGHTMSLSAKRQRRSLDAVNHVGVAIVSSAVTTVISTVPLFFCVIVPFAKFGQIVAINTAVSILFTLTVTAAMLATMGPANFHRPPGAVLKASLAVLGTAAFGAALCWAGGQLGPVTWHTAVTM; the protein is encoded by the exons ATGGACTTAGAAGACGAGCCGTTGTTATTCCAGAGCAGCTGGGAtgctgaggaggaagaggagcaggatGAGGAAGATGGGGAGTCAGATACACAGATTAATGGGGGGAGCAGCACCACTGGAGGCAGCATAGTGTGGGGGGCGGTGGGCTGGGTCTACACACAGCCCTGGGTGAGTGGGGTGGTCCTGGGAATTGGAGTCTTTCTTCCCTGTGCCCTCTCTGCCTACATGTTCCTATACTGCCCCCCATTGGACATAGACCTTTCCTACAGTGCCTTTGAGGTTCACAGCCACTTCTCCGCTGAGCGGTTTGATGCACTCACCATTGCCATAAAGACTCAGTTGGGGTCCTGGGACAGACGCAGGCGTGACGTGGACCACTATGACTTCACTGCTCTACAGGAGCTGCTGTTGGACAGACTGGGTAGGCAGGGAGATGAAGCATCCAACTGGACATCACATGGAGGGCTGAATTCGAAATCTCTGAAAAACCACACGTTCAAAAGAGTAGTTATGCAACAGAGAGGAGTTGCCCTGAGTCAGCAAAAGACTGAGATGCATAGAGAGGCAAGGGCTGGTAAAGCAAAGATAAGAGAGGAGGATAAAAATACAACTAACTTAGGAAAACCTGAGAGTCATGAGTTCAAAGGGGAAGAGGGgttcagagacagtgagagatcTCACACTAGGATGCGCAGGTTTGCTCCCAACTACTCATACCTGCAGAGCCAAGCCTTGTGGAGGATGGAGCTGGTGTTTGTAGCTCAGGGTGGGGGGGACAACAACATCTTCACCCCAGAGCGTCTCCGCACCATCCACCACATAGAGCACCTGCTCATGCAGCACCCCCAGTTCCAGCAGTTCTGTTGGAAGCCTCTGGAGGTCCTGAGAGACCTGCCCCTGGGCCCCTCCTACTGCTCCCCTCCAAGCTCCCTCCTCTCCTACCTCTTCCCCAGTGAACGGGGAGGCAGGATCTACTATGATGGCATGGGACCTGACCTGGCTGACATCCATG GTGCTCTGAGTCTAGCGATTACCCACCCACAGTTCTACTGGTATGTGGATGAGAGTCTGGCCCCTGAccggctctcctcctctctcctgcgcAGTGAGATCCAATTCGGAGCTCCGCTGCCCTCATACTACTCCCTCCAAGACCGGCCTGAGGAGCAGAGGCAGCGCTTCAGGAACTTTGTAGTTCAGTACGCTGACATCCTGGCTCAGCAGTCCACCAG CCAGGTGAAGGTGTTGTATGGGGGCACAGAGCTGTTTGATAATGAGGTGAGACAGACCTTCCACAGAGACATGTTGCTGGCGCTGATCAGTGGGGGCTGCATCACTCTACTGGTCTATGTCCTCACCTCCTTCTCAG TGTTCCTGACGTTCTTTGGGCTCACTAGCATTGGTCTGAGCTGCCAGGTGGCTCTCTTCCTCTACCATGTGGTCTTTGGGGTGAGATACCTTGGCATCCTCAATGGAGTTGCAGCCTTTGTGATCATTGGCATTG GTGTGGATGATGTGTTTGTGTTCATCAGTACATTCAGACAGGCTTCCCACTTGGTCCACCCGGTGCAGAGGATGATGTACACGGTGAAAACTGCTGGCCGAGCGACCTTTCTCACCTCCTTCACCACCGCAGCTGCCTACGCTGCTAACACCTTCTCACAG ATTCCGGCAGTGCATGACTTTGGCCTGTTCATGGCCCTCATCGTCAGCTGCTGCTGGCTCTGGGTGTCCATCCTCATGCCCGCTGCCCTGTGTatctggacccagtgtgttgaCCCCCAGGAAAACACCTGTTTAAAATG GTGGAAAGCTCTTACAGGACTGTCAGTGAGTCACAGTCCTTTGTCAGATGAGGATGAAGATGTGGCCCTCCTGTCGGTGGAGATGGAGCCAG GCTCCTGTGTCACTGATGTAGATGCAGCCATTTTGTCCCTGTCAGTGGAGACCTCGCTCTCACCCCCAGGGCGGGGGAATGCAGGTGTGGTCAGCGCTAAACTTCAGTGGGCTCTGAGGCACTGGGTGGCAGAGCCAGCCGTGGAGAAACGCAAAGTCATTCTAG GCCTCTACATCCTGGTCCTGCTGCTGTCTGCTGGGTGCTGCTGCCTCCTGCGGCCGGCTACTCATGCCCCGTTACTATTTCGCCCAGACACCAACCTCCAGACTCTACTGGGACTGAGGAACAACCTCAGTGCCCAGGGCATCTCTTGCCACATGTGCTCTGGTGAGACGTCGCCATCAATCTCTGTGATGGAACCCAGATGGGTGCAAA GTCTGTTCATGGAGAAACCTCATCTTCTGCACAGCCCTACCCATACTACCCCCTCCATGCCTGGGTTTCACCCTCAGCAACATACACAGAGCCCTTCAAACTCAACTCTACAGAGCCCAATCACACCAAGCATATCCTCCATCACAACAG GGCCTCTGCTGACAGTGTATGTCTCTAAGCTGGATGTGGGTGCTTCTATCACTCTGTACCGCTTCTCTCTGAATAGCAGTGTGCCATCGCCCTGGAAAAGCCTCAGTGCCGGGCATGGAGAAGTTCCATCCTTTCAG GCATACAGTGGACCTCACAGCAACTTCAGCACCcacatgactgtgtgtgtgtcccgtgtGTACCACCCCCACCCTCGCTGGATGATCACTTCCCAGTCATGTGATCCACGCCACGGCTGGAGGTCAGAGTTCAGCTTCTATGTGGCATCGGCTGAGCAGCAGCACAGCAG GAGATTGTACTTTGCCCAGCACAAGCTGAGTCCTCATCCCAGCCGAGTGTGTGTAGAACCACCTGGCTGTGTGATCAGCTCCGGGCCTGACGGACCCACACAGGGCTCTTTCTACACTCCACTCCCCACAG ATTCCACCTCAACCAAAAGGTCCAAGActtctggttttaacccctgtaGTGGAGGTGGCTGTGGCAAGCCAGCAGTCCGTCCTCTGGTTGACACTGGTGCGATGGTGTTTGTGGTTTTTGGAATACTTGGAGTCAACCGCACCCAACGCACAGACAACCACGTCATTGGAGACATG GGCAGTGTGATATTGGATCCAAACTTTGATATCTTCCAAGAGATTGGACACCTCTGCCAAATCTGTAAAGCTATCAGTGCTAATAAACAGCTTGTGAAGCCGGGAGGAGCCCAGTGTCTACCGTCAG gCAACAAGCTTTCTTCTATCCTGCCCTTACTCAACCCAGACTGCCACTCCCTCCCTGAGCCCAACCTGCTGCCAGGCCAGCTGTCCCATGGGGTCGTGGGGACGCACGGTGGCAGAGTAAGCTGGCTCTCCATGGCCTTTGAGTCT ACCACCTACAAGGGGAAATCCTCTTTCCAGACACACTCAGACTTCCTCCAATGGGAGACCTTCCTACAAGAGCAGCTCTCGACTCTCCCAGAGTCCTCTGCTCTACGGAGAGGTTTCCAGACCTGTGAGCACTGGAAGCAGATCTTTATGGAAATCATAG GTGTCGAGAGCGCCCTCTGCAGTCTGCTCCTGTCCCTGGCCATCTGTGTGGCAGCTGTGTCTGTTTTCACTGCCCATCCGCTTCTGCTGCTGCCAATACTGCTCACCATCCTGG GGGTCATCTGTCTGGTGGTGGCCATCATGTACTGGCTGGGCTGGGAGTTGGGGGCCGTGGAGGccatctctctgtccatcctAGTGGGCTCCTCAGTAGACTACTGCCTGCACCTGGTGGAGGGCTACCTGCTAGCTGGGGAGACCATACCAGCCACACCAGGACACACTATG AGCCTGTCAGCTAAAAGGCAAAGAAGGTCCCTAGATGCAGTAAACCACGTGGGAGTTGCCATTGTGTCCAGTGCTGTCACCACCGTGATCTCCACAGTCCCTCTCTTTTTCTGTGTCATCGTGCCTTTTGCTAAATTTGGCCAGATTGTGGCCATTAACACAGCAGTGTCCATCTTGTTTACCCTGACTGTGACTGCAGCTATGTTGGCCACCATGGGCCCTGCCAACTTCCACAGGCCTCCTGGTGCTGTGCTGAAGGCCAGCCTGGCAGTACTGGGCACCGCAGCCTTTGGCGCTGCCCTGTGCTGGGCAGGAGGGCAACTAGGACCAGTCACCTGGCACACAGCAGTCACCATGTGA